A region of the Candidatus Methylomirabilis oxygeniifera genome:
CCTGCCAGGCCTCGAAGTGGATCAACTCAGTCGAGGCGATCTTCTGACCTTTCCGGGCACGCTGAAACCTACCATGACCTTCGACGTATCGTTAGCTTTACTGAAGGATGCTCCCCGCGCGTTACGGAACCGGGCGAGGGTCCGGTTCCACTTGGGGACGAGCGAGATCCTGGCTCGGGTCGTGCTGCTCGATCGCGAGGAGCTGAATCCCGGCGAAGAGACGTTCGCCCACGTGCGACTGGAGGCAATGTCCGGCGCCATGGCCGGCGACCGGTATGTGATCCGAAGCTACTCGCCTGCCCTGACGATCGGGGGCGGGAGCATCCTCGACCCGAATCCTCTTGTGCGGCGGAGGGCTAAGGCGTCGTTGCTCGAACATCTCAAGGTCCTGCAGACCGGCACATCGGGTCAGCAGGTCGAGCGCCTGCTGCTGCAGGCCGGTCCGTGTCCGATCACGTTGGATACGCTCAGGGCCTCGGCCAGCCTGGATGAGACCACGCTGCGGCGAGAGATCACGCGCCTTGTAGAGGGCGGCGTCGCCGTGGCGTTAGGCACGAAAGGCGATCTCGGATACGTTCACCGACTGAGCTATGATCGCCTGGAAGGGGAGATCCTGTCCCGCCTGGAAGAGTTCCACAGGCAAGAACCTCTCAAGGATGGACTGCCGAAGGAAGAGCTGCGGTCTAAGCTCCGTCAGGTTGGGCCGGTCCTATTCGCTCGCCTGCTGCAGGGACTTGCGGAGACACAGCGAATCGCTATCGACCGAGAGAAGGTGCGGCTTTTCCTGCACCGCCCCACCCTCTCGGCGCCGGAACAACTCATCAAAGAACGATTAGCCGCGATCTACCAGAAGGCGGGCTTTCAGCCGCCGGACTTGGAGCTGGCGCTTGCCCAGGCTGGAGCGAACAGCAAAACCGGGATCACGATTTTTCGTCGCCTTTCCGATGAGGGCACGGTCATCAAAATCAAAGACAACCTCTATCTGCACCGCGACCATTATAGTCACGCGAAGGAGATGCTCCTCAACCACTTCAGGCTCCATGCTGCCATCACGGTCCAGCAGTTCAAGGAGCTCCTCGGGGTGAGTCGGAAGTTCGCCATCCCCTTTCTGGAGCATTTCGACGGCGCCAAGTTGACCCGTCGACATAATGATGAGCGGGTCCTCTACGGGTAAGAGGCCCCAAGGGAGGAAGGCGTATGTTCGGGTTGGGGATTCAAGAGTTATTGATTATTCTCGTCATCGTGATGCTCCTTTTCGGCGCCAGCCGGCTACCGGAGCTCGGTAGCGGCGTGGGCAAAGCCATTCGAGGCTTCAAGGATTCTTTGGCGGGGAAGGATGCCATCGATGTGACGCCGAAGAAAGAGAAAGACGAGGATAAGCGATCCGATAAGGGAAAGGCGTAACGCGCTCTACGACGAGCCGAGGAGTTTGATGAATATTGCCGTAATCGGAACAGGATATGTGGGTCTTGTGACCGGGGTATGCTTTGCGGAGTTTGGTTTGCATGTGACCGCCGTAGATACGGATGAGGAGCGTATCGCTCGGTTAACCCAAGGAGAGGTCCTGATTTACGAGCCGCAGTTAGGCGAAATGCTGCGCAGGAATCTGCAACAAGGGCGCATTCAATTTACGACCGATACGGCGCGTGCAGTGAGAGACTCGCTCGTTCTCTTTATCGCTGTAGGCACCCCCTCTAAGGAGGATGGTTCTGCGGACCTCCAATACGTCGAGGAAGTCGCCAGAACAGTAGCCAGGAACCTGAACGGCTATAAAGTGATCGTGACCAAGAGCACGGTCCCGGTTGGGACCGGACGGAGAATCCAGAGTATTATCCACGACGAGAATGGAACCGGACCGCAGGGAGTGTTCGATGTCGCCTCCAACCCGGAATTTCTGCGCGAAGGCTCGGCGATTGAGGACTTCTTGCGACCCAACCGAGTCGTTATTGGAGCAGATAGTCCGCAAGCCGTCGCCATCCTCCAGGATCTGTATCGCCCCCTGTATCTCATCGAGGTCCCCTTTGTGATCACGACGATTGAGACCGCCGAACTGATTAAGTACGCCTCAAACAGTTTCTTGGCCACAAAAGTGACTTTTATGAACGAGATGGCCAACCTCTGTGAGGCGTTGGGGGCGGATATTCACGTTGTTGCTAAGGGGATGGGACTCGATCAGCGGATTGGTTCAAAGTTCTTGCATCCAGGTCCGGGATATGGCGGCTCCTGTTTCCCCAAGGACACGTGCGCGCTTGTCAATATTGCGAGGGAGCATGGATGCCGAGCCCGCGTGGTTGAGACCGTCATTGAAGTGAACGAACAGCAGAGGCTTCGGATGGTACAGAAGATTCTCAGCGCCTTGGGGGCCTCTTCAGATCCCGACTCTCTGGAGGGGATCACTATCGGGGTACTCGGTTTAGCCTTCAAACCGAACACAGACGATGTCAGGCAGGCGCCTTCCCTCGTAATTATAGGCGAACTGGAGCGACTGGGAGCCAGGGTGCAGGCCTATGATCCTGCGGCGATGGAGCAGGCGCGGCGCATATTGCCTGGGGTCGATTATCGGACAGATGCGTACAGCGCAGCAGAGGGGGCGGATGTGTTGGTCCTGGCCACAGAATGGAATCTGTTTCGTAATCTTGACCTGGAGAAGATCAGGGGGCTGATGCGCCGCCCGATCTTAGTGGACCTGCGCAATGTCTATGAACCGGAGCGCGCACGCGTATTAGGATTCACGTATTACGGGGTTGGACGATAATCCACGCAGCAGGAGGGGTGCGGGCTATGCTCCAGCCTTATTTTTCATGGGGTTATTTTGTGCGAAATTGTGGGATCCTGCGAGAATTTTTGTGCTTGACCCGAGGTGTTGCGTTTTAGTACACTCTCCCGCCATGGGCGGCGCGAACGCGCATGAGACCCAATCGGTTTGCTGAACAGCCACCTCCAGTCACAAGTTATCTATCTAAGTCCATTGCATCTGTTGCATTCGGAAGTTCCTGAGAGCTACGACTATTATCGGAACGAGATCGCGTGCGAGACGACAGTCTAACCATATTCGAGAGAGTCGATAGATGAGGGTTGCAGTTCCAAAGGAGATTGAGTCTGGAGAAAGGCGTGTCGCAATTATCCCGGAAACAGTTAAGCGACTGATAAAAAAGGGGGTCGAGGTGTCCGTGGAGTCCGGTGCGGGTGAAGGGTCGTGCTTCCGGAATGGGGAGTACGAGGAGGCCGGCGCCGTAATAGAGCCTTCGGCGGAAGCGCTGCTTGCCGCCACGGATGTCATCGTCAAGATTCAGCGCCCCGCTCCGGTGGAATTGCTGAAGATTCGCGAAGGCACTACGATCATCAGCTTGCTGTATCCGATGGTCAACCAGGACCTCGTCCAGACCCTTGCGTCCCGTAAGATTACCGCGATTGCGGTGGACAGCATTCCTCGAACTACGCTGGCCCAGATGATGGACGTCCTCAGCTCGCAGGCCACGATTTCGGGATACTACGCGGTGATCATGGCTGCGTATGCGCTTCCGAAATTCTTTCCGATGTTGATGACTGCAGCGGGGACGATTGCGCCGGCCAAGGTGCTGATCTTAGGCGCCGGCGTCGCGGGGCTTCAGGCCATCGCCACCGCAAGGCGGCTCGGTGCGACGGTGGAGGCGTTCGATACGCGAAAGGTCGTGCGGCAGCAGGTAGAAAGCCTGGGAGCGCGGTTCGTTGAGGTGGACATGGCTGAGGACGCGCAGACATCGAGCGGCTATGCGAAGGAACTTTCTGACGAATACAAGCGACGACAGGCGGAGCTTCTACATCGGCATATTGCGAAATCTGATGTCTGTATTACGACAGCCCTTATTCCCGGCCAGCGCGCTCCTATCCTGATTACTGAAGAGATGGTGCAGGCCATGAGGCCGGGATCGGTGATTGTGGACCTTGCGGCGGAGCAGGGCGGCAACTGCGCCCTGACCGAACCCGGAAATGAAACGGTGAAGCATGGGGTCACGGTTATCGGCCGCTTGAATCTTCCGAGTCGCCTGGCGGTCCACGCGAGCCAGATGTACTCGCGTAATATGGAGAAGCTCCTTCTGCACCTGACGGATAAAGATGGTGGACTGAAGCTCAATCTTCAGGAGGAGATCACCCAAGGGTGTGTGATCACTATGGGGGGAGAGGTCGTGCAGCCGAAGGTCAAGGAGCTCCTGGCTCGGAAAGGGGAATCCCATGCAAGCTGAGATCCTATTTGGCTTCTACATCTTCATGCTGGCCGCGTTTCTTGGATTGCAGGTCATCTCCAAGGTCCCGCCGTTGCTTCATACGCCCCTGATGTCTGCGACGAACGCGATCTCTGGTATTTCGCTGGTCGGCTCGCTGGTGGCGGCAGGCGCCCATTACAATCCGGTCAGCACGGCCTTGGGGTTCATTGCGGTGACTGCTGCCACAATTAATGTCGTCGGCGGCTTCATGATTACGGATCGGATGCTGAAGATGTTCAAGAAGAAGGACGGGAAGAAGCCGTGAGCGCCACGCTGATACAGCTTACCTACTTCGCCGCGTCCGCACTGTTTATCCTGGGGTTGAAGGCCCTAGGCTCTCCGGAAACGGCTCGACGAGGCAATATCCTTGCTGCGGCGGGAATGTTTCTGGCTATCGTGGGGACGCTTGTTCACCAGGATATTATCAGTTACGAATGGATTATCATCGGGATGATCATCGGATCGGCGATCGGGGCAGTGATGGCGATCTTCATGCCCATGACAGCCATGCCCGAGCGGATTGCGCTCTCCCATGCATTCGGCGGATTGGCCGCTGCGTTTGTCGGGGTGTCCGAATATTACCGCCAGGGCGCAGAGATGGAACTCATCCACACCGTGCCTGTCGGTTTTGAGGTCATCTTCGGGGCCTTGACCTTCACGGGTAGTCTGATGGCCTTTGGGAAGCTGTCGGGGTGGGTGACCCAGGTTCCAGTGACGTATAAGTTTCAGAACCAATCGAATCTCTCCCTGTTTGGCATTGTACTGGCGCTCTACATCGCATGGCTGTTTACTCCAGCCTATCCCATTTTATTTTACATCATGCTGGGGCTGGCCTTCCTGATTGGCGTGCTCATGGTGCTTCCAATCGGCGGGGCGGATATGCCGGTTGTCATCTGCCTGTTGAACTCGTATGCCGGCCTGGCTGCGTCGGCCACAGGATTCGTCCTGTCGAACAACATCTTGATTATTGCCGGCTCCCTTGATGGAGCCTCCGGTCTCATCCTGTCGATTATGATGAGCAAGGCGATGAACCGTTCCTTCTCGAATGTGCTCTTCGGAGCCTTCGGCTCAGTGGCTGAGACAGCCCCAGGGGCTGCTGCGACCGCCGGCGGCAGTGTCAATGAGGGCACGATCGACGATTCGGTGACCGTCCTACGAAACGCGCAACGGGTCATCGTCGTTCCAGGCTACGGAATGGCGGTATCCCAGGCCCAGCACGCCCTGCGAGAGTTGGCCGACCTGCTGGACTCGGACGGCACTACAGTGAAGTACGCGATTCACCCGGTGGCGGGCCGCATGCCGGGCCATATGAATGTGCTCCTGGCTGAGGCGAACGTGCCGTACGACCAGATCTTCGACCTTGAGGACATCAATGACGAGTTTCCTAAGACAGACGCGGTGATTGTCATCGGCGCGAACGACGTCGTCAATCCTGCTGCGAAGACGAACCCGTCAAGTCCGATTTACGGGATGCCGGTCCTGAATGTGGAGGAGGCGCGTACGGTCATTGTACTCAAACGCAGCATGGGCGCCGGCTTTGCAGGCATCGACAATGAGCTCTTCGGGCTGCCCAATACCATGATGGTGTTCGGAGACGCGAAGCAGACGGTCACAAAGATGGTGCAGGCGCTCAAGAATTAAGACGTGAGCAACCGTCGTCGCAGATAACCGGATCCTGCACGCATACCTATCCCAGGATGAGACAGCACCCGCACGCCGCATAACCTGCTGTTGTTTACTCCCGCCTCGGTAGAAAGAGGAATCGGTGGATATTCTGATCGTGGGAGTCAGTGCGCGCGGCTTGGCGGAGTCGGCGGTTCGGAGCGGATTGCGGCATCGGATCGTTGCGGTCGACTACTTCGGAGATTTCGATCTGGGACTGCTCTGCTCCCACCGCTCGATTAAGACCGACCTGAACCTTCCGTACGATCCCCACCGCCTGATTACCGCATCGTCCGGCCTGACGTGGGACGCCCTTGCCTATGCCGCCAACCTGGAAAACTTTCCATCAGTGATTGAGACAATAGCCGGAGGGAAGCCGATCCTGGGTAATGGCCCAGCGGTCCTGTCATCGGTGAGAGACCCCGCCAGATTCTTCGAGTTCCTTAGGCAAGCCGGCATTCCTGCACCGAAGATCGCCTTTGATTCTCAACCCCTCAACCTCCATTCCGACACCCTCTGGTTGCGCAAACCGCTTCGAAGCGGGGGTGGCCATGGAATCGCCGTTCACCTGCCTGAGGATCGCCTTGCCCCGGATTGTTTCCTGCAGGAGTACCTGGACGGCCTGCCATGTGGCGCGGTGTTCGCGGCGGATGGCTGGGATGCGTGTCTGCTGGGTGTCTCCGAGCAACTTATCGGTACGAAAGCGTTGGGGACGGACGGCTTTCACTACTGCGGGAGTATTCTCGGACCTATAGAGGTGGGTCGGGTTGAATGGATCGACCTCGTCGAGCGCATAAGACAGATTGTTCGCGCCATTACCCGAGAGTTTCATCTTGTCGGCGTCAATGGAATCGATTTTATCTTCAAGGAGAAGGCTGTCTATCCGATTGAGGTCAACCCCCGTTACACCGCCTCGATGGAGCTGGTCGAACGAGCCTACGGTGTGAATATCTTTAAGACACATCTCGACGCCTGCCGGGGGAGACTTCCCGACTTTGACCTCACCGCATACCTCGACGCAGGTTACTTCGGTAAGGCCATTTGTTTTGCGTCGCGAGCCCTGATCTTCCATGATCCACGGCGGTGGTTCGATCGGGGTGCTCGAGATGTGCCGCTCGAAGGGGGGCAGATCGCGCAGGGGAAGCCGATTTGTACCGTCTTCTCGCGTGGACAAAGCCGATCGGCATGCTACAATCAGCTCACCTGTGCCGCCGCCGAAATAGAGCAAGGACGTTCGGACGCTACGATAACGGTATGACAAAACAGACGACCAACGACCAGCGCCTTTTCGCATCATCGGTTACCCGCCGTTTTCTCAGACAGGACGGCCCGCTTCATATGAAGGGTGGAGAGATGTGGATCGAAGGCCTGTCCTGCCGGGAAATGGCCAAGCCGCTCGGTACGCCGCTCCTGATTTATTCGTCGGCGCGCGTGCGCGACAATATCGCAGCGGTTGCCGCCGCCGCCGAAGCGTCCCCATGGCCGGTCCGCATCCACTTTGCCCTGAAGGCATGCTATCTGGCCGGAGTGGTGTCGCTCCTGCAGCAGGCCGGGTTGAATGTCGAAGTGATGTCCGAATATGAATACGTGCTGGCGAGACGGATCGGTTTTTCGCCGAACCAGGTGATCGTCAACGGTCCGGCAAAGCGACCGGAATTTCTGGAGCGCGCAGTCATCGATGGGGTGGCGCTAATCAATGTCGAGTCGCTGTCGGAGATGACGTTTCTCCAGGGACTGGGCCAACGGCTTGGGAGGATCATTGAGGTGGGCATCAGGATCAACCCTCTCCTGTCGCAGCGCCTCCGGGGTCCGTTTACCCCTCCCGGATCAAAATTCGGCTTTGATGTGCCAAGCGGTGAGGCGGCGGCGGCGGTCAAGCGGATTGCACGATCACGATCCCTCTCGCTTCAGGCGGTGCATTGCCACGGCTACACCAGGCAATACAGGCCGGATGCGCATCGGGCCCAGGTGGCCGCAGTCGTGAAGTTTCTTCGGGGAGTGGAAGCCGATCTTGGAATCCGGATTCCCGTCCTCGACTTCGGAGGCGGATTCGGCAGTCGCTATCTCATGGAGGCGCACGGGTGGACGTTCCAGCAGTTCATGCGTGAGATGTTGGATCCGCTTGCCGGCCTGCCTGGCGACCGGCAGGTCATCATTGAGCCCGGGCGATATCTGGTCAACGACACTGCCGCATGCCTGACGAGCGTATTGACGTGCAAGCGGACAGTTCACAGACGCTGGGTCCTGGTGGATACGGGTCGGCATATCTTACCGCCTCGAGAGAACGCCGAATATGTTGTCATGCCGTGTCAGGCTTCACCGGGGCGAACCGTGTATCATGTCGGCGATTTTCTCTGTGTGCCGTCGGAGCCTGTTCCGCTCTCGGTAGTCGGCGGGGTGATGAGGCCTGGCGATCTGCTCGCGGTGTTCAACGCCGGAGCCTACACCTTTTCTATGGCCCAGAACTTTGGAGAGCCGATCCCCAATGCGATCCTGGTCGACAAGGGTGAGTGGCGTTGGTTGTTTAAGAAGCGATCCGTTGAAGAGCAATTCATGAGATAAGGTAGCAGGGATGGTCGCGCCGAGAGGCGGAAGCGTGACGACTTCTGTCGTACCTGAACATCCATGGGCCGATCGATCGCCTACACAAGATCCGAAAGCGTCCGATTTTTGACGTTATGGGGCAAATCACCCACGTCAGGGTGTTATGCCCCCATTCCCCACCTTGTCGCAGTGAGTTGGTCTGGCAGTACCCCACATTCATACCCTGCTCACCCAACAAATACAATGAGTTACATTGTTTAGCTCCGAGAGCGGTTGGCACTGAATGTGCACACTTCATCCCCTTTTCACGATAGTTCTGTATCCTTACAGGAGTCGGAATAGTCCCCATTGGAGGAGGAATGACGTTGGCAGGCAGAGCTGAACTTGGGTTACGTAGAATCATTATTGCTGTTGTCTGGCTTGTCATTATCGGTGCCATCGGACGATTCGCTGCAGTTGCGTGGGGGGCCGACGCCGACTCGCCACCGCCCACTATTTCCGAGGAGGCGGTTCGTCTCGATCCGGTGGTCGTCTCTGCCGGCCGGATTGAGCAGCGGCTACGGGACGTCCCGGCCAATGTGACGGTCATCACCCGAGAGGAGATCGCGCAATCGCCGGCCAGGACGGTAGACGATCTGCTGCGGCAGATCCCCGGGTTCAGTCTGTTTCGTCGCAGCAGCAGCCTGGTCACCCATCCAACGACGCAGGGGGTGTCGCTTCGCGGGATCGGGCCAAGCGGCGTGAGTCGGACGCTGGTATTGCTGGATGGAGTTCCGCTCAACGATCCGTTCGGCGGCTGGGTCTACTGGAGCAAGGTGCCGCTGGAAAGTGTCGAGCAGATTGAGGTGGCGCGTGGCGGCGGGTCCGGCGTCTGGGGCAACTATGCGCTGGGTGGCGTCATCAACATTATCACTAAGCGGCCGGAGGCGCGGGTTGCCCAACTCAAGGTTGATGGCGGCACGCGCAATACCGTCGATACCGACCTGCTGGTGAGTCACGTGACCGGACCCTGGGGTATCTCTCTTGAAGGCAGCTTCTTTGATACTGACGGCTATAAGATCGTCAAGAAGAGTCAGCGGGGGACGATCGATGTCGATGCCGACTCCAGTCATAAGACCTTTAATGGTCGACTGGAATACACGCCTTCCCCGACCTCATCGCTCTTTCTCGCCGGTACCTTCTTTCGGGAGGATCGCGGCAACGGGACCCCGCTTCAAAACAATGAGACCGAGACCGGCTATGTAGCAACCGGAGGCCGGATGAAGACCGCCGATGGCAGCGACTGGCAACTCACGGCCTTCTCTCACCTGCAGACGTTTAACAGTACCTTCACCTCTGCGTCTGCCGATCGGAACTCGGAAACCCCCGCACTTGATCAGTTCGACGTCCCCTCAACGGATGCCGGGGCCAACCTGCAGTGGTCGAAGCGGATCCTCCAGTCACATCTGCTCACGGCGGGAACCGATGTGAGATGGATCGACGGAGAAACGAACGAATACTTCACATTCAATCAAACCTTAAAAGATTTTACCGGACGACGGAAGGCTGGAGGGGAGCAGTTCTTGGCAGGCGCCTACATTCAGGATATTTTCACCCCTGCGCCCGGATGGCAGATTACTGTTGCCGGCCGGTTCGACTCGTGGCAGAGTTTCAATGCTTCACGCGTTCAGCGGAACAAACAAACCGGGGCGATCACTCGGAATAGTCAGTTTGACGATCGGGACGAATTTGCCTTCAGTCCCAAGGTGGCGCTCTTGTACCATGCCACCGATCAACTCTCGCTGCGAAGCTCGTTCTACAAAGGGTTTCGAGCGCCGACCATCAATGAGCAGTTTCGGCCATTCAGAGTCCGGAACGACATTACTGAAGCCAACGAAAAGCTTGATCCGGAACGGCTGATTGGAGGGGAGGTCGGGTTCGACTATACCATGATGCGTAACCTTCTCGGTCGATTTACCGCCTTTTGGAACGAGGTCAAGGACCCTATTGTCAATGTCACCAAGGGGATCGGTCAAGGAGCCGTCATGGAGCCTTGTGGCTTTGTCCCGGTCGGCGGTGTCTGTCGCCAGCGGGACAACCTGGACCGGACGCGGATCAGGGGGATCGAGGCCGAACTCGAATATCATCCGCTGCCGCGCTGGGCCGTTTCAGGCAGTTATCTGTATAACCATACTGAGGTCTTGAGCGCCAAGAACCAACCGGAATTAGAGGGAAAATGGATTGCTCAGGTCCCGAGACATCAGTTCACTTTGAAGTTGGGCTACACCAATCCGTCCCTCGTGAACTTTTCCATTCAGGGGCGGTTTATCGAGGATCAGTTCGAGGATGACCTCAACACGCTGAAGCTCGGCGACTACTTCGTAGTGGACCTTATGGTGTGGCGGCCGATCCCCCTCCCGAAGGTGTCTGCAGGAGAAATCTTCTTTGCGGTAGAGAACCTCTTCGACCGGACGTACGAGGTTGCCAAGACGGCCGACGGCATCGTTACCACCGGCACCCCTGTGCTGGTCCACGG
Encoded here:
- a CDS encoding putative TonB-dependent receptor (Evidence 3 : Function proposed based on presence of conserved amino acid motif, structural feature or limited homology) → MTLAGRAELGLRRIIIAVVWLVIIGAIGRFAAVAWGADADSPPPTISEEAVRLDPVVVSAGRIEQRLRDVPANVTVITREEIAQSPARTVDDLLRQIPGFSLFRRSSSLVTHPTTQGVSLRGIGPSGVSRTLVLLDGVPLNDPFGGWVYWSKVPLESVEQIEVARGGGSGVWGNYALGGVINIITKRPEARVAQLKVDGGTRNTVDTDLLVSHVTGPWGISLEGSFFDTDGYKIVKKSQRGTIDVDADSSHKTFNGRLEYTPSPTSSLFLAGTFFREDRGNGTPLQNNETETGYVATGGRMKTADGSDWQLTAFSHLQTFNSTFTSASADRNSETPALDQFDVPSTDAGANLQWSKRILQSHLLTAGTDVRWIDGETNEYFTFNQTLKDFTGRRKAGGEQFLAGAYIQDIFTPAPGWQITVAGRFDSWQSFNASRVQRNKQTGAITRNSQFDDRDEFAFSPKVALLYHATDQLSLRSSFYKGFRAPTINEQFRPFRVRNDITEANEKLDPERLIGGEVGFDYTMMRNLLGRFTAFWNEVKDPIVNVTKGIGQGAVMEPCGFVPVGGVCRQRDNLDRTRIRGIEAELEYHPLPRWAVSGSYLYNHTEVLSAKNQPELEGKWIAQVPRHQFTLKLGYTNPSLVNFSIQGRFIEDQFEDDLNTLKLGDYFVVDLMVWRPIPLPKVSAGEIFFAVENLFDRTYEVAKTADGIVTTGTPVLVHGGVRVRF